One Peromyscus leucopus breed LL Stock chromosome 4, UCI_PerLeu_2.1, whole genome shotgun sequence genomic region harbors:
- the Fibin gene encoding fin bud initiation factor homolog, translating into MVFPKLIWMGFFCHLCRGYFDGPLYPEMSNGTLHHYFVPDGDYEENDDPEKCQLLFRVSDRRRCSQGEGGQASSLLSLTLREEFTVLGRQVEDAGRVLEGISKSISYDLDGEESYGKYLRRESHQIGDAYSNSDKSLTELESKFKQGQEQESRQESRLNEDFLGMLVHTKSLLKETLDISVGLRDKYELLALTIRSHGSRLGRLKSDYLEGGGQRTG; encoded by the coding sequence ATGGTGTTCCCGAAGTTGATCTGGATGGGTTTCTTCTGCCACCTGTGTCGAGGCTATTTTGATGGTCCCCTGTACCCAGAAATGTCTAATGGGACTCTGCATCATTACTTCGTGCCTGATGGAGACTATGAGGAGAATGATGACCCAGAGAAGTGCCAGCTGCTCTTCAGGGTGAGTGATCGCCGGCGCTGCTCCCAGGGGGAAGGGGGCCAAGCCAGTAGCTTACTGAGCCTCACCCTTCGAGAGGAGTTCACGGTGCTGGGCCGCCAGGTGGAGGATGCTGGGCGCGTCCTGGAGGGCATCAGCAAAAGCATCTCCTACGACCTGGATGGGGAAGAGAGCTATGGCAAGTACCTGAGGCGGGAGTCCCACCAGATTGGGGATGCCTACTCCAACTCTGACAAGTCCCTCACTGAGCTGGAAAGCAAGTTCAAGCAGGGCCAGGAGCAGGAGAGCCGGCAGGAAAGCAGACTCAATGAGGACTTCCTGGGGATGCTGGTCCACACCAAGTCCTTGCTGAAGGAGACGCTGGACATCTCTGTGGGGCTCAGAGACAAATACGAGCTGCTGGCACTCACCATCAGGAGCCATGGGAGCCGGCTCGGTCGACTGAAAAGCGACTATCTGGAGGGTGGGGGACAGAGGACTGGCTAA